One window of the Nicotiana tabacum cultivar K326 chromosome 4, ASM71507v2, whole genome shotgun sequence genome contains the following:
- the LOC107769523 gene encoding GDSL esterase/lipase At1g33811-like isoform X2: MGKFFEFVILAFLSFFLLTTKAWSQQQEPQVPCFFIFGDSLVDNGNNNGILTLARANYMPYGIDFPQGATGRFTNAQLLGFPNYIPPYARVRGRALLRGANYASGAAGIRDETGNNLGDHMPMNQQVENFARTAEELRRLFRGNNNTLNGYLSKCIFYSGLGSNDYLNNYFMTDYYSTHSQYTPQAYATALLQDYCKQLSELYNLGARKVVVTGVGQIGCIPYELARYDGNDSRCNEEINNAILLFNSGLKKLVVRFNKVLPGAKFVFLDSFESTKDLVVNAKTYGFEVVDKGCCGVGRNNGQITCLPLQQPCDDRSKYIFWDAFHPTEVANIILAKKSYSSISKTFAYPINIQQLARL, encoded by the exons ATGGGGAAATTCTTTGAATTTGTTATATTggcatttttatcttttttcttgtTGACAACTAAGGCTTGGTCACAACAACAAGAGCCCCAAGTTCCTTGTTTTTTCATATTTGGGGATTCACTTGTTGACAATGGCAACAACAATGGGATACTTACTCTTGCTAGGGCCAATTACATGCCTTATGGCATAGACTTCCCACAAGGCGCCACTGGTCGTTTTACTAATG CTCAACTTCTTGGCTTTCCCAACTATATTCCTCCCTATGCAAGAGTTCGTGGTCGAGCACTATTAAGAGGAGCTAATTATGCATCAGGAGCTgcaggaattcgagatgaaacaggaaataacttg GGGGATCATATGCCAATGAACCAACAGGTAGAAAACTTTGCAAGAACTGCTGAGGAGCTGAGGAGATTATTCAGAGGAAATAACAACACACTAAATGGCTATTTGAGCAAATGTATTTTCTACTCAGGATTGGGAAGCAATGACTACCTCAATAATTACTTCATGACTGATTATTACTCAACTCATTCACAGTACACACCACAAGCCTATGCTACTGCACTTCTTCAAGATTATTGCAAGCAACTATCG GAATTATATAACTTAGGAGCTCGGAAAGTTGTGGTAACAGGAGTAGGACAAATAGGATGCATACCCTACGAGCTAGCAAGGTACGATGGAAATGACAGCAGATGTAATGAAGAGATCAACAATGCTATTCTCCTCTTTAACTCTGGACTCAAAAAGCTGGTTGTtcgtttcaataaggttttgCCTGGAGCAAAGTTTGTCTTCTTGGATTCCTTTGAAAGCACCAAAGATCTTGTAGTCAATGCAAAAACTTATG GATTTGAAGTGGTGGATAAGGGATGCTGTGGAGTGGGAAGGAACAATGGGCAGATAACATGTCTTCCTCTGCAACAGCCATGTGATGATCGttccaaatatatattttggGATGCTTTTCATCCCACTGAAGTTGCAAATATTATCCTGGCCAAGAAATCATACAGCTCCATCTCAAAGACATTTGCTTATCCTATAAATATACAGCAATTAGCTAGGCTCTAA
- the LOC107769523 gene encoding GDSL esterase/lipase At1g33811-like isoform X1, which yields MGKFFEFVILAFLSFFLLTTKAWSQQQEPQVPCFFIFGDSLVDNGNNNGILTLARANYMPYGIDFPQGATGRFTNGRTYVDILAQLLGFPNYIPPYARVRGRALLRGANYASGAAGIRDETGNNLGDHMPMNQQVENFARTAEELRRLFRGNNNTLNGYLSKCIFYSGLGSNDYLNNYFMTDYYSTHSQYTPQAYATALLQDYCKQLSELYNLGARKVVVTGVGQIGCIPYELARYDGNDSRCNEEINNAILLFNSGLKKLVVRFNKVLPGAKFVFLDSFESTKDLVVNAKTYGFEVVDKGCCGVGRNNGQITCLPLQQPCDDRSKYIFWDAFHPTEVANIILAKKSYSSISKTFAYPINIQQLARL from the exons ATGGGGAAATTCTTTGAATTTGTTATATTggcatttttatcttttttcttgtTGACAACTAAGGCTTGGTCACAACAACAAGAGCCCCAAGTTCCTTGTTTTTTCATATTTGGGGATTCACTTGTTGACAATGGCAACAACAATGGGATACTTACTCTTGCTAGGGCCAATTACATGCCTTATGGCATAGACTTCCCACAAGGCGCCACTGGTCGTTTTACTAATGGTCGTACTTATGTCGATATTTTAG CTCAACTTCTTGGCTTTCCCAACTATATTCCTCCCTATGCAAGAGTTCGTGGTCGAGCACTATTAAGAGGAGCTAATTATGCATCAGGAGCTgcaggaattcgagatgaaacaggaaataacttg GGGGATCATATGCCAATGAACCAACAGGTAGAAAACTTTGCAAGAACTGCTGAGGAGCTGAGGAGATTATTCAGAGGAAATAACAACACACTAAATGGCTATTTGAGCAAATGTATTTTCTACTCAGGATTGGGAAGCAATGACTACCTCAATAATTACTTCATGACTGATTATTACTCAACTCATTCACAGTACACACCACAAGCCTATGCTACTGCACTTCTTCAAGATTATTGCAAGCAACTATCG GAATTATATAACTTAGGAGCTCGGAAAGTTGTGGTAACAGGAGTAGGACAAATAGGATGCATACCCTACGAGCTAGCAAGGTACGATGGAAATGACAGCAGATGTAATGAAGAGATCAACAATGCTATTCTCCTCTTTAACTCTGGACTCAAAAAGCTGGTTGTtcgtttcaataaggttttgCCTGGAGCAAAGTTTGTCTTCTTGGATTCCTTTGAAAGCACCAAAGATCTTGTAGTCAATGCAAAAACTTATG GATTTGAAGTGGTGGATAAGGGATGCTGTGGAGTGGGAAGGAACAATGGGCAGATAACATGTCTTCCTCTGCAACAGCCATGTGATGATCGttccaaatatatattttggGATGCTTTTCATCCCACTGAAGTTGCAAATATTATCCTGGCCAAGAAATCATACAGCTCCATCTCAAAGACATTTGCTTATCCTATAAATATACAGCAATTAGCTAGGCTCTAA